A genomic region of Cyprinus carpio isolate SPL01 chromosome B13, ASM1834038v1, whole genome shotgun sequence contains the following coding sequences:
- the mtres1 gene encoding mitochondrial transcription rescue factor 1 has product MQSLSVQALALRQLGRLNSLQLLTPCHASGLSMWCPRTLHARQLWGSDTPQTHRTAMWPKSWDTRQSWSLHQTRLKSTRKKGKQKAVQQQEEEEEEQEDAEASDYEDELPDDPGLPKDYKDHEKTVQSLRFDLVLKTGLDTARNGVEDAFYNLKLRLNGQKLTKKSKMVKVGDTLDLILNEDKEMDTVLLKRVILKKVVGETKDAEKQRVVLRTWKHLQLPRKDVYKQ; this is encoded by the exons ATGCAGAGTCTGTCAGTGCAGGCGCTGGCCCTGCGGCAGCTAGGCAGACTTAACTCCCTGCAGCTGCTCACACCGTGCCATGCCTCTGGTCTCAGCATGTGGTGCCCGCGAACATTACACGCGCGTCAGTTGTGGGGTTCAGACACACCCCAGACACACCGGACAGCTATGTGGCCGAAATCATGGGACACTCGGCAGAGCTGGTCTCTCCATCAGACCCGGCTCAAGAGCACGAGAAAGAAAGGGAAGCAAAAAGCAGtgcagcagcaggaggaggaggaggaggaacagGAAGATGCAGAGGCTAGTGATTATGAGGATGAGCTTCCAGATGACCCAGGCCTGCCAAAAGACTATAAAGACCACGAGAAAACTGTCCAGTCTCTACGTTTCGATCTGGTTTTGAAGACCGGATTGGACACTGCACGAAA TGGTGTGGAGGATGCTTTCTATAACCTCAAATTGAGACTGAATGGTCAGAAACTCACCAAGAAGAGCAAAATG GTTAAAGTAGGTGATACGCTGGATCTGATTCTAAATGAGGACAAGGAAATGGACACAGTCTTGCTGAAGAGAGTGATCTTAAAAAAGGTGGTCGGAGAGACTAAAGACGCAGAAAAGCAGAGAGTCGTTCTAAGAACCTGGAAACACCTACAACTTCCCAGAAAGGATGTGTACAAGCAGTAA
- the LOC109100743 gene encoding BEN domain-containing protein 3-like isoform X2: protein MPPNLLHTAARSRKEVKVEKDAEDVIENTEGKMESFFKRITKRSATHAVPEVEGPTSRKRVKVTTQAGEHLLDSSSDNGSRSCSHSHRLSPQEQIPISSYRKPLYSITHRISERKAASNLDQHGAHNGVRASNNGVHLQKVGSSRKHHMFKASTNVGVTGSSAALDSHLYPLIEKMFFLLNTLNSSMTQLHSKVDLLSLEVTRIKKQMKPSEMIMEFQPPPEYQLTSEELTQLMEQTSTAGDLGCRLLVQLFPELFTTKECTHGCSSCSLTTKRTLDSLHLQLIRNYVEVCYPLVKNENVWQTECLLQINDFLNRFWAQKDMESGHMCDKQAPVHVGFDMDPNRACHFISEDAQDESLSLNSGENNDVHLNVSSDVAFDQHEADSEDLTSPEELVVFLLNRLFPEVFEEGKLPEGHNSIGQLISDSDRLEIIQKYMEANFPDIPEETWLQLCVQQMEEALENASINGSSRDNRERYDTTRLPDNISIVKISDLCDYEKPNRRSKKSLLEPVDFDTLEIPPPDFEVPREYLLTKEQLKNNYESSLSIGNFASRLLVLMFPELFTYENARKYFNCSGSLGKKQLDPLRISLIRHYVQLLYPQAKNDRVWTLEFVGKLDERCRRRDTDQRRSYQQQRKACSPDQEPDPKDSLLTAGQINVLSSDHLKEDFEVLSSPLEKSSKDFCKIPLEDLSVSTPDFPVPSEYLLTDAEVREIVQQSLSVGNFAARLLVRLFPELFTQENLRLQYNHSGACNKKQLDPVRLRLIRHYVEAVYPVDKMEEVWHYECVPSIDERCRRPNRKKCDILKKAKRSNNTVTYS from the exons ACACAG GCAGGAGAACATCTCCTTGACAGCAGTTCAGATAATGGAAGCAGGTCATGTTCTCACAGTCACAGATTATCTCCACAGGAACAGATTCCCATCTCTTCATACAGGAAACCACTCTACAGCATCACACATCGCATTTCTGAGCGTAAAGCTGCATCCAATCTGGACCAGCACGGAGCCCACAATGGAGTCAGAGCAAGCAATAATGGtgttcacttacaaaaagtgggCAGCTCTAGAAAGCATCACATGTTTAAGGCCTCCACTAATGTGGGGGTCACAGGGTCTTCTGCTGCCTTGGATTCTCACCTCTACCCACTCATCGAGAAGATGTTCTTCCTCCTCAACACACTGAATTCCAGCATGACCCAGCTGCACAGTAAGGTGGATTTGCTCTCGCTTGAAGTGACACGTATCAAAAAGCAGATGAAACCCTCTGAGATGATCATGGAATTTCAACCTCCTCCTGAATACCAGCTGACCAGTGAAGAACTCACCCAGTTGATGGAGCAAACATCCACTGCGGGAGATCTTGGCTGCAGACTCCTCGTTCAACTGTTCCCAGAACTCTTCACAACAAAAGAATGCACGCATGGCTGCAGCTCATGCAGCCTTACAACCAAACGGACATTAGATTCATTGCATCTTCAGCTAATACGTAACTATGTGGAAGTCTGCTACCCATtggtgaaaaatgaaaatgtctggCAGACGGAGTGCTTGCTGCAGATCAATGATTTCTTGAATCGTTTCTGGGCTCAGAAGGACATGGAGAGTGGTCATATGTGTGACAAACAGGCTCCAGTGCATGTCGGGTTTGACATGGATCCCAATCGTGCTTGTCATTTCATCAGTGAAGATGCCCAGGATGAGAGTCTTTCCCTCAACTCTGGAGAGAACAATGATGTTCATCTCAATGTCAGTTCAGATGTAGCGTTTGACCAACATGAGGCAGACTCTGAAGACTTAACTTCGCCAGAGgagcttgttgtgtttttgttgaacaGACTCTTTCCGGAGGTGTTTGAGGAGGGCAAGTTGCCGGAGGGCCACAACAGCATTGGACAGTTGATCAGTGACTCAGACAGACtagaaattatacaaaaatacatgGAGGCCAATTTCCCTGATATCCCAGAAGAAACCTGGCTGCAATTGTGTGTACAACAAATGGAGGAAGCACTGGAGAATGCTTCAATCAATGGCAGCAGTCGTGACAACCGAGAGAGATATGACACCACTCGTCTGCCTGATAACATCTCCATTGTAAAGATCAGTGATCTGTGTGATTACGAGAAACCAAATCGCAGGTCTAAGAAATCGTTGCTGGAGCCTGTGGATTTTGACACACTAGAGATTCCTCCTCCAGACTTTGAAGTTCCTCGGGAGTATCTACTTACTAAGGAACAGCTAAAGAATAACTATGAAAGCAGTTTATCAATTGGGAACTTTGCATCTCGACTCCTGGTTCTCATGTTCCCTGAGCTCTTTACTTACGAGAATGCACGAAAATACTTCAACTGCAGTGGCTCTCTAGGAAAGAAACAGCTGGATCCCCTACGAATCAGTCTCATCCGGCATTACGTCCAGCTGCTTTACCCACAAGCTAAGAACGACCGTGTGTGGACCCTTGAGTTTGTCGGCAAACTTGATGAGCGCTGTAGGCGACGAGATACCGACCAACGACGTTCATACCAGCAACAACGGAAGGCCTGTTCACCTGACCAAGAGCCTGACCCAAAAGACTCGCTGCTAACTGCTGGGCAAATCAATGTTCTCAGTTCAGACCATCTGAAAGAGGACTTTGAAGTCCTGTCTTCACCCCTGGAGAAAAGCAGCAAGGACTTCTGCAAAATTCCTCTCGAGGACCTTTCAGTGTCCACCCCAGACTTTCCAGTGCCTTCTGAGTACCTGCTCACGGATGCTGAAGTGAGGGAAATTGTGCAACAGAGTCTGTCTGTGGGAAATTTTGCTGCTCGCCTTCTCGTCCGTCTCTTCCCAGAACTTTTCACACAGGAAAATTTACGGCTGCAATACAACCACTCTGGGGCCTGCAACAAGAAACAGCTGGACCCTGTACGTCTCCGACTTATCCGTCATTACGTGGAGGCTGTCTATCCAGTTGACAAAATGGAGGAAGTGTGGCACTACGAATGCGTGCCAAGCATCGACGAGCGCTGCAGGCGACCCAATCGCAAGAAATGTGACATTCTAAAGAAGGCAAAGAGATCAAACAACACTGTGACTTATTCTTAG
- the LOC109100743 gene encoding BEN domain-containing protein 3-like isoform X1 produces the protein MSSSVCMVNADGQVPDKKVKVEKDAEDVIENTEGKMESFFKRITKRSATHAVPEVEGPTSRKRVKVTTQAGEHLLDSSSDNGSRSCSHSHRLSPQEQIPISSYRKPLYSITHRISERKAASNLDQHGAHNGVRASNNGVHLQKVGSSRKHHMFKASTNVGVTGSSAALDSHLYPLIEKMFFLLNTLNSSMTQLHSKVDLLSLEVTRIKKQMKPSEMIMEFQPPPEYQLTSEELTQLMEQTSTAGDLGCRLLVQLFPELFTTKECTHGCSSCSLTTKRTLDSLHLQLIRNYVEVCYPLVKNENVWQTECLLQINDFLNRFWAQKDMESGHMCDKQAPVHVGFDMDPNRACHFISEDAQDESLSLNSGENNDVHLNVSSDVAFDQHEADSEDLTSPEELVVFLLNRLFPEVFEEGKLPEGHNSIGQLISDSDRLEIIQKYMEANFPDIPEETWLQLCVQQMEEALENASINGSSRDNRERYDTTRLPDNISIVKISDLCDYEKPNRRSKKSLLEPVDFDTLEIPPPDFEVPREYLLTKEQLKNNYESSLSIGNFASRLLVLMFPELFTYENARKYFNCSGSLGKKQLDPLRISLIRHYVQLLYPQAKNDRVWTLEFVGKLDERCRRRDTDQRRSYQQQRKACSPDQEPDPKDSLLTAGQINVLSSDHLKEDFEVLSSPLEKSSKDFCKIPLEDLSVSTPDFPVPSEYLLTDAEVREIVQQSLSVGNFAARLLVRLFPELFTQENLRLQYNHSGACNKKQLDPVRLRLIRHYVEAVYPVDKMEEVWHYECVPSIDERCRRPNRKKCDILKKAKRSNNTVTYS, from the exons ACACAG GCAGGAGAACATCTCCTTGACAGCAGTTCAGATAATGGAAGCAGGTCATGTTCTCACAGTCACAGATTATCTCCACAGGAACAGATTCCCATCTCTTCATACAGGAAACCACTCTACAGCATCACACATCGCATTTCTGAGCGTAAAGCTGCATCCAATCTGGACCAGCACGGAGCCCACAATGGAGTCAGAGCAAGCAATAATGGtgttcacttacaaaaagtgggCAGCTCTAGAAAGCATCACATGTTTAAGGCCTCCACTAATGTGGGGGTCACAGGGTCTTCTGCTGCCTTGGATTCTCACCTCTACCCACTCATCGAGAAGATGTTCTTCCTCCTCAACACACTGAATTCCAGCATGACCCAGCTGCACAGTAAGGTGGATTTGCTCTCGCTTGAAGTGACACGTATCAAAAAGCAGATGAAACCCTCTGAGATGATCATGGAATTTCAACCTCCTCCTGAATACCAGCTGACCAGTGAAGAACTCACCCAGTTGATGGAGCAAACATCCACTGCGGGAGATCTTGGCTGCAGACTCCTCGTTCAACTGTTCCCAGAACTCTTCACAACAAAAGAATGCACGCATGGCTGCAGCTCATGCAGCCTTACAACCAAACGGACATTAGATTCATTGCATCTTCAGCTAATACGTAACTATGTGGAAGTCTGCTACCCATtggtgaaaaatgaaaatgtctggCAGACGGAGTGCTTGCTGCAGATCAATGATTTCTTGAATCGTTTCTGGGCTCAGAAGGACATGGAGAGTGGTCATATGTGTGACAAACAGGCTCCAGTGCATGTCGGGTTTGACATGGATCCCAATCGTGCTTGTCATTTCATCAGTGAAGATGCCCAGGATGAGAGTCTTTCCCTCAACTCTGGAGAGAACAATGATGTTCATCTCAATGTCAGTTCAGATGTAGCGTTTGACCAACATGAGGCAGACTCTGAAGACTTAACTTCGCCAGAGgagcttgttgtgtttttgttgaacaGACTCTTTCCGGAGGTGTTTGAGGAGGGCAAGTTGCCGGAGGGCCACAACAGCATTGGACAGTTGATCAGTGACTCAGACAGACtagaaattatacaaaaatacatgGAGGCCAATTTCCCTGATATCCCAGAAGAAACCTGGCTGCAATTGTGTGTACAACAAATGGAGGAAGCACTGGAGAATGCTTCAATCAATGGCAGCAGTCGTGACAACCGAGAGAGATATGACACCACTCGTCTGCCTGATAACATCTCCATTGTAAAGATCAGTGATCTGTGTGATTACGAGAAACCAAATCGCAGGTCTAAGAAATCGTTGCTGGAGCCTGTGGATTTTGACACACTAGAGATTCCTCCTCCAGACTTTGAAGTTCCTCGGGAGTATCTACTTACTAAGGAACAGCTAAAGAATAACTATGAAAGCAGTTTATCAATTGGGAACTTTGCATCTCGACTCCTGGTTCTCATGTTCCCTGAGCTCTTTACTTACGAGAATGCACGAAAATACTTCAACTGCAGTGGCTCTCTAGGAAAGAAACAGCTGGATCCCCTACGAATCAGTCTCATCCGGCATTACGTCCAGCTGCTTTACCCACAAGCTAAGAACGACCGTGTGTGGACCCTTGAGTTTGTCGGCAAACTTGATGAGCGCTGTAGGCGACGAGATACCGACCAACGACGTTCATACCAGCAACAACGGAAGGCCTGTTCACCTGACCAAGAGCCTGACCCAAAAGACTCGCTGCTAACTGCTGGGCAAATCAATGTTCTCAGTTCAGACCATCTGAAAGAGGACTTTGAAGTCCTGTCTTCACCCCTGGAGAAAAGCAGCAAGGACTTCTGCAAAATTCCTCTCGAGGACCTTTCAGTGTCCACCCCAGACTTTCCAGTGCCTTCTGAGTACCTGCTCACGGATGCTGAAGTGAGGGAAATTGTGCAACAGAGTCTGTCTGTGGGAAATTTTGCTGCTCGCCTTCTCGTCCGTCTCTTCCCAGAACTTTTCACACAGGAAAATTTACGGCTGCAATACAACCACTCTGGGGCCTGCAACAAGAAACAGCTGGACCCTGTACGTCTCCGACTTATCCGTCATTACGTGGAGGCTGTCTATCCAGTTGACAAAATGGAGGAAGTGTGGCACTACGAATGCGTGCCAAGCATCGACGAGCGCTGCAGGCGACCCAATCGCAAGAAATGTGACATTCTAAAGAAGGCAAAGAGATCAAACAACACTGTGACTTATTCTTAG